From Streptomyces yatensis, one genomic window encodes:
- a CDS encoding 3-hydroxyacyl-ACP dehydratase yields MTAAACGPVDGTVEVVDPGVPGERPARCVAVVGASEKVFAGHFPGFAIFPGVCVVEYVQRGALATLPEREPGGRWVLAAVESSRFLSPVYPGDELTSEYVWSRKDGAVRCRASAATGRGPAAQIRLRFENRDARGAEAGAGERSDQGRGADAG; encoded by the coding sequence ATGACGGCGGCCGCCTGCGGACCGGTCGACGGCACCGTGGAGGTCGTGGACCCCGGCGTCCCCGGTGAGCGGCCCGCCCGGTGCGTGGCCGTGGTCGGCGCGTCGGAGAAGGTGTTCGCCGGGCACTTCCCGGGGTTCGCCATCTTCCCCGGCGTATGTGTCGTGGAGTACGTCCAGCGCGGCGCCCTCGCCACACTGCCGGAGCGCGAACCGGGCGGGCGCTGGGTCCTGGCGGCCGTCGAGTCCTCCCGGTTCCTCAGCCCGGTCTACCCCGGGGACGAGCTGACCAGCGAATACGTCTGGTCGCGCAAGGACGGCGCGGTGCGCTGCCGGGCCTCGGCGGCCACCGGGCGCGGACCCGCCGCGCAGATAAGGCTGCGCTTCGAGAACCGGGACGCCCGGGGCGCGGAGGCCGGGGCGGGGGAGCGGAGCGACCAGGGCCGAGGAGCGGACGCCGGATGA
- a CDS encoding ACP S-malonyltransferase — MTDRETTGGAPGGEAPRTALVFPGQGAQKAGMGEAWRDTPSWALVAEVSEYTGIDVEELLLKADDETLRRTDLAQIAVFTTEVLAHREAEAAGLLGDVVACAGHSLGEYTALHAAGALPLADTARLVAARGRAMRACAERSPGTMAAVVRLGPETVAALVAQVQEDGGQVWIANVNAPGAIVLSGTAEAVDRLAELAVENEGKVIRLAVGGAFHSPLMAPAADDVREALAAVRFAPEHLPVVANVDARPYASGERWRELELNQLTSPVRWEESVRTLADELGCTRFVELGPGRQLTGMIRRIAKGALTVPVESSAALAKLTAPEVPEASETPETPETAGTSGASGTPVPR, encoded by the coding sequence ATGACGGACCGAGAGACGACGGGCGGCGCGCCCGGCGGAGAGGCGCCCCGTACGGCACTGGTCTTCCCCGGGCAGGGCGCCCAGAAGGCGGGCATGGGCGAGGCCTGGCGGGACACCCCCTCCTGGGCGCTGGTGGCCGAGGTATCGGAGTACACCGGTATCGACGTCGAGGAACTCCTGCTGAAGGCCGACGACGAGACGCTGCGCCGCACCGATCTCGCCCAGATCGCCGTCTTCACCACGGAGGTGCTCGCCCACCGCGAGGCGGAGGCCGCCGGGCTGCTGGGCGATGTGGTGGCCTGCGCCGGGCACAGCCTGGGCGAGTACACCGCGCTCCACGCCGCCGGGGCCCTGCCGCTCGCCGACACCGCCCGCCTCGTCGCCGCCCGCGGCCGGGCCATGCGCGCGTGCGCCGAGCGGTCGCCCGGCACCATGGCCGCCGTGGTGCGGCTCGGCCCCGAGACCGTGGCGGCGCTGGTCGCCCAGGTCCAGGAGGACGGCGGCCAGGTCTGGATCGCCAATGTCAACGCACCCGGCGCCATCGTGCTCTCGGGCACCGCCGAGGCCGTGGACCGGCTCGCCGAACTGGCCGTCGAGAACGAGGGCAAGGTGATCCGGCTCGCCGTCGGCGGCGCCTTCCACAGCCCGCTGATGGCCCCGGCCGCCGACGACGTGCGCGAGGCCCTGGCCGCCGTGCGGTTCGCCCCCGAGCACCTTCCGGTCGTCGCCAACGTGGACGCCCGCCCGTACGCGAGCGGCGAACGCTGGCGGGAGCTCGAACTGAACCAGCTCACCAGCCCGGTGCGCTGGGAGGAGAGCGTCCGCACGCTGGCCGATGAACTCGGCTGCACGCGGTTCGTGGAGCTGGGCCCCGGGCGCCAGCTGACCGGCATGATCCGCCGGATCGCGAAGGGCGCGCTCACCGTCCCGGTCGAGTCGTCCGCCGCCCTCGCCAAGCTCACGGCCCCCGAAGTCCCTGAAGCCTCTGAAACCCCCGAAACCCCTGAAACCGCTGGAACTTCCGGAGCGTCCGGAACCCCCGTACCCCGCTGA
- a CDS encoding beta-ketoacyl synthase N-terminal-like domain-containing protein, with protein sequence MVNAPGGAVPVISAWTAVSPLGLRGADFTAALRSGRAAGRPLDPEEWSVPFREASLVPDFHIRQILGRKGTRSMDRATGLAVTAIRHLLTGEREHDEAERLPGVGEDTGLALGTSTGSAQSIMDFTRDSLVGEKPFYVDPARFPNTVMNCAAGQSAIWHGLRGPNTTIAGGRATGLLALRYALRLQRAGRAKAVLCGAVEEFSSARAWLEWHARTDEESADSAAVLGEGAAVWLLEPDAAAREHGRKPLAEVLGLEFGCAADAKRARTVLAEALGRLLDRTGVTPGELSAVADSGAPGAEGEAERGALADALGGAEPPRITAADTVGDTCAAAAAFQIAAVLAMAEHGRPSTGGTSQRQLGDSEASRRRTEPLKNGDLALVTTVDRDGVVGAALLRIR encoded by the coding sequence ATGGTCAACGCCCCCGGCGGGGCAGTCCCGGTCATCTCGGCCTGGACCGCCGTATCGCCCCTGGGACTGCGCGGGGCCGACTTCACCGCGGCCCTGCGGTCCGGCCGGGCGGCCGGCCGTCCGCTGGACCCCGAGGAGTGGTCGGTGCCGTTCCGCGAGGCGAGCCTCGTGCCCGACTTCCACATCCGGCAGATCCTCGGCCGCAAGGGCACCCGCTCGATGGACCGGGCCACCGGACTGGCCGTCACCGCGATCCGCCACCTGCTGACCGGGGAGCGGGAGCACGACGAGGCCGAGCGGCTGCCGGGGGTGGGCGAGGACACCGGACTGGCGCTCGGCACCAGCACCGGCTCCGCGCAGAGCATCATGGACTTCACCCGGGACTCGCTGGTGGGGGAGAAGCCCTTCTACGTGGACCCGGCCCGGTTCCCCAACACCGTGATGAACTGCGCGGCCGGCCAGTCCGCCATCTGGCACGGGCTCAGGGGCCCCAACACCACCATCGCGGGCGGCCGCGCCACCGGACTGCTCGCCCTCCGGTACGCGCTGCGGCTGCAGCGCGCCGGACGGGCCAAGGCCGTGCTGTGCGGGGCGGTCGAGGAGTTCTCCTCCGCCCGCGCCTGGCTGGAGTGGCACGCCCGCACGGATGAGGAGAGCGCCGACAGCGCCGCCGTGCTCGGCGAGGGCGCGGCCGTGTGGCTGCTGGAGCCCGACGCCGCGGCGCGCGAACACGGCCGTAAGCCGCTCGCCGAGGTCCTGGGCCTGGAGTTCGGCTGCGCGGCGGACGCGAAGCGGGCCCGTACGGTGCTCGCCGAGGCGCTCGGCCGGCTGCTGGACCGCACCGGCGTGACCCCCGGCGAGCTGAGCGCCGTCGCCGACTCCGGCGCCCCCGGCGCCGAGGGGGAGGCCGAGCGCGGCGCCCTCGCCGACGCCCTCGGGGGTGCGGAGCCGCCGCGAATCACGGCAGCCGACACCGTCGGGGACACCTGCGCCGCCGCGGCGGCCTTCCAGATCGCCGCCGTGCTGGCGATGGCCGAGCACGGTCGACCGTCGACGGGGGGCACCTCCCAGCGGCAGCTGGGGGACAGTGAAGCGTCCCGGAGGCGAACCGAGCCTCTGAAAAATGGCGACCTCGCCCTGGTCACCACCGTGGACCGGGACGGCGTGGTCGGTGCGGCCCTGCTGCGGATCCGGTGA
- a CDS encoding beta-ketoacyl-[acyl-carrier-protein] synthase family protein, whose product MDDVLVTGLGALSPLGTGVDAFWRGMHAADTAPVRVPDPLARMDHPLMYLVPEADLPDGPEEQDGLPLGRGSQFALAAAREAVADAGLAALPGPDASDAASEATDASGTTRAGLDPRRVAVALSTGMGDTDLHEGWWTGGAPASGRWAPAFPLASVVGGWFGAQGVNTCVSNACAASGYALSMAADLIRSGEADVVIAGGAEAYSRVALACFNRLGAIDPERCRPFAAERRGTLFGEGAAVLVLESAAHARARGARTVYGRLAGAGWSCDAYHPTAPEPSGEQIERAMRVALREAGAGTGSGPGTESGSGGLGFVIPHGTGTALNDVVESQVLDALTPRTPLYSVKALIGHTGGAAGAFAALAATLVLHHKTLPPNVPVGTPDPECAVPLPSGSAPMTGAYGLVNAYAFGGNNISLVFGEAAA is encoded by the coding sequence ATGGACGACGTACTGGTCACCGGACTCGGCGCGCTGTCCCCGCTGGGCACGGGCGTGGACGCCTTCTGGCGGGGGATGCACGCGGCGGACACCGCGCCGGTGCGGGTCCCCGATCCGCTCGCGCGGATGGACCATCCGCTGATGTACCTGGTGCCGGAGGCCGACCTTCCGGACGGTCCCGAGGAGCAGGACGGGCTGCCGCTGGGACGCGGCTCCCAGTTCGCGCTCGCGGCGGCGCGCGAGGCGGTCGCCGACGCGGGGCTCGCCGCGCTGCCGGGGCCTGACGCCTCGGACGCCGCCTCGGAGGCCACGGACGCCTCGGGCACCACGCGCGCCGGGCTCGACCCGCGCCGGGTGGCCGTCGCCCTCAGCACCGGTATGGGCGACACGGATCTGCACGAGGGCTGGTGGACCGGCGGGGCCCCCGCGTCCGGCCGCTGGGCGCCCGCCTTTCCGCTGGCCTCGGTGGTCGGCGGGTGGTTCGGCGCACAGGGCGTCAACACCTGTGTCAGCAACGCGTGCGCCGCCAGCGGCTACGCGCTCTCGATGGCCGCCGATCTGATCCGCTCCGGCGAGGCCGACGTGGTCATCGCGGGCGGCGCCGAGGCGTACTCCCGGGTCGCCCTCGCCTGCTTCAACCGGCTGGGCGCCATCGACCCGGAGCGCTGCCGCCCGTTCGCCGCCGAGCGGCGCGGCACTCTCTTCGGCGAGGGTGCCGCCGTGCTCGTCCTGGAGTCCGCCGCGCACGCCCGCGCGCGCGGCGCGCGCACCGTCTACGGCCGTCTGGCGGGCGCAGGTTGGAGCTGCGACGCCTACCACCCGACCGCCCCCGAGCCCTCCGGCGAGCAGATCGAGCGCGCGATGCGCGTGGCGCTGCGGGAGGCGGGGGCCGGGACAGGCTCGGGGCCCGGGACGGAATCCGGTTCGGGCGGGCTGGGGTTCGTGATCCCGCACGGCACCGGCACCGCGCTCAACGACGTGGTCGAGAGCCAGGTGCTGGACGCGCTGACCCCCCGGACGCCGCTCTACAGTGTCAAGGCGCTCATCGGGCACACCGGCGGTGCGGCGGGCGCGTTCGCCGCGCTGGCCGCCACGTTGGTGCTGCACCACAAGACGCTGCCGCCGAATGTGCCGGTCGGCACGCCGGACCCGGAGTGCGCGGTGCCGCTGCCGTCCGGCTCCGCGCCCATGACAGGGGCGTACGGGCTGGTCAACGCCTACGCGTTCGGGGGCAACAACATCTCGCTCGTCTTCGGGGAGGCCGCCGCGTGA
- a CDS encoding 3-hydroxyacyl-ACP dehydratase FabZ family protein, whose product MITVDEIKRVLPHRYPMLLVDRVTELVPGERARGLKAVTCNEPWYEGMPDTASAEDYHYPWTVLIESWCHVAGVLVAWDRPNPDVRKGKAMLLGGITDAEFHRPVVPGDVVEHHVRLARQVGETFVFEGESLVGKETVLTIGRLTMTMRPASDLEAPPVTAPPVTAPPVTAPPAAAPPVPDPPVPDPL is encoded by the coding sequence ATGATCACTGTCGATGAGATCAAGCGGGTGCTGCCGCACCGCTACCCCATGCTGCTGGTCGACCGGGTCACCGAGCTGGTGCCGGGCGAGCGGGCGCGCGGGCTGAAGGCGGTCACCTGCAATGAGCCCTGGTACGAGGGGATGCCGGACACCGCGTCCGCGGAGGACTACCACTATCCGTGGACGGTGCTCATCGAGTCCTGGTGCCATGTGGCCGGGGTGCTGGTGGCCTGGGACCGGCCCAACCCCGATGTACGCAAGGGCAAGGCGATGCTGCTCGGCGGGATCACCGACGCCGAGTTCCACCGCCCGGTGGTGCCGGGCGATGTGGTGGAGCATCATGTGCGATTGGCCCGCCAGGTCGGCGAGACCTTCGTCTTCGAGGGCGAGAGCCTGGTCGGGAAGGAGACCGTCCTCACCATCGGGCGGCTGACGATGACCATGCGCCCGGCCTCCGACCTGGAGGCCCCGCCCGTGACCGCCCCGCCCGTGACCGCCCCGCCCGTGACCGCCCCGCCGGCGGCCGCGCCGCCCGTGCCCGACCCCCCTGTGCCCGACCCCCTCTGA
- a CDS encoding DsrE family protein yields the protein MPRPVPRTDVLLNLFGAPHQSDLVTSALRLASALLARGARVQIWTCGDATRLTGAALGDTKPRDYTDLGREHPSTARVVRELIEDHPDRLYWYVCRFCAEERGAADQIPQVRTRAPFVFAEHVNAADKSLLMGVC from the coding sequence ATGCCCAGGCCCGTTCCCCGTACCGATGTGCTGCTCAACCTCTTCGGCGCGCCTCACCAGAGCGACCTGGTCACCTCGGCGCTGCGGCTGGCGTCCGCGCTGCTCGCCCGGGGGGCCAGGGTGCAGATCTGGACCTGCGGCGACGCCACCCGGCTGACCGGCGCGGCCCTCGGCGACACCAAACCGCGCGACTACACCGACCTGGGGCGCGAGCATCCGTCCACCGCCCGCGTCGTCCGCGAGCTGATCGAGGATCACCCCGACCGGCTGTACTGGTACGTGTGCCGCTTCTGCGCCGAGGAGCGGGGCGCCGCGGACCAGATTCCGCAGGTGCGCACGCGGGCCCCCTTCGTCTTCGCCGAGCATGTGAACGCGGCGGACAAGAGCCTGCTCATGGGGGTGTGCTGA
- a CDS encoding beta-ketoacyl synthase N-terminal-like domain-containing protein has translation MSDAHAAAGPRMATNAAPLRRVGGGANEEAARGEPAVGLVVTGIGTVGADGFDFRTALGRHGYKYLPTASQYFLAAAKRALAQAGPDALDAVGPEERGAAVGTNSAAVALHHTMDRTVTATGAGNLSPVTAPYFSINLFGSRLATEHDLKGFNLTFTSPRVAGLEALQNGRRALVTGRARWLLAGATEEALPEGEPGAETSEAGAVALVLEPEAAARSRGAAALGRVDVRSFFLPPRSAASAEGVERAAALLRDALDALGHRPDQPLAVTAVLDGSPVGEAVAAALEEKVLDERAPGGRTAAGKPERVLAGAGALEPVARVAAALGAPAGHVHAVVTAAAEGNAAVCLVIPGGVTPGSTAGAEAGGAEASSR, from the coding sequence GTGAGCGACGCACATGCGGCCGCCGGGCCGCGGATGGCGACGAACGCCGCGCCTTTGCGCCGCGTGGGCGGAGGAGCGAACGAGGAGGCCGCGCGCGGCGAACCGGCCGTCGGCCTGGTGGTGACGGGCATCGGCACCGTGGGCGCGGACGGCTTCGACTTCCGTACGGCGCTCGGCCGGCACGGCTACAAGTACCTGCCCACCGCCTCCCAGTACTTCCTCGCCGCGGCCAAGCGCGCGCTGGCACAGGCGGGCCCGGACGCCCTGGACGCGGTGGGGCCCGAGGAGCGGGGCGCCGCGGTGGGCACCAACAGCGCGGCCGTCGCCCTGCACCACACGATGGACCGTACGGTCACCGCCACCGGGGCCGGAAACCTGTCCCCGGTCACCGCGCCCTACTTCTCCATCAACCTCTTCGGCAGCCGGCTGGCCACCGAACACGACCTCAAGGGCTTCAACCTCACCTTCACCAGCCCCCGTGTCGCGGGCCTCGAAGCGCTGCAGAACGGCCGGCGCGCCCTCGTCACCGGCCGGGCCCGGTGGCTGCTGGCCGGGGCCACCGAGGAGGCGCTGCCCGAGGGCGAACCGGGGGCGGAGACCTCGGAGGCCGGAGCCGTCGCGCTGGTGCTGGAACCCGAGGCGGCCGCCCGGAGCCGGGGAGCGGCGGCGCTGGGCCGGGTGGACGTCCGCTCGTTCTTCCTGCCGCCGCGGTCGGCCGCCTCCGCCGAGGGGGTCGAGCGGGCCGCGGCGCTGCTGCGGGACGCGCTGGACGCCCTCGGCCACCGGCCGGACCAGCCCCTGGCCGTCACCGCCGTCCTGGACGGCTCCCCGGTCGGCGAGGCGGTGGCGGCAGCGCTGGAGGAGAAGGTGCTCGACGAGCGGGCGCCGGGCGGGCGGACGGCCGCCGGGAAGCCCGAGCGGGTCCTGGCCGGCGCGGGCGCCCTGGAGCCGGTGGCGCGCGTGGCCGCCGCCCTCGGCGCACCGGCGGGCCATGTCCACGCCGTCGTCACCGCGGCGGCCGAGGGGAACGCCGCGGTCTGCCTGGTCATCCCGGGCGGCGTCACCCCGGGCAGCACCGCCGGAGCGGAAGCCGGCGGCGCGGAAGCGAGCAGCCGATGA
- a CDS encoding acyl carrier protein: MADATAALDMDELRTFVADVLDVDEEDVTDDADFVKTLGVDSLMALEVMVVLEKKYSVKLEEREMKDITTLRKVHDLLASKLGK; this comes from the coding sequence ATGGCCGACGCCACCGCCGCCCTTGACATGGACGAACTGCGCACCTTCGTCGCGGATGTGCTCGATGTGGACGAGGAGGACGTCACCGACGACGCCGACTTCGTCAAGACGCTGGGCGTGGACTCCCTCATGGCCCTCGAGGTCATGGTCGTCCTGGAGAAGAAGTACTCGGTGAAGCTGGAGGAGCGGGAGATGAAGGACATCACCACGCTCCGCAAGGTGCACGATCTGCTCGCCTCGAAGCTGGGGAAGTGA
- a CDS encoding SDR family oxidoreductase gives MITRLEGSWCLVLGASSGMGLAIAHELAREGVHILGVHFDTTDGQEKAAVAREEMRGHGVEAHFFNANAASARTREELLPRFEELTGGTGIRIVVHSLAFGTLLPYVGAEGEDSLTSRQMNMTLDVMAHSLVYWTQDLFTAGLLREGAKVYAMTSAGGTRVMPHYGAVSAAKAALESHVRQLALELAPSGIAVNALRAGVTPTPSMERIPGSDRLAVHARDLNPHRRLTRPEDVAEAVSLLSRTDSSWITGNVIGVDGGELLT, from the coding sequence ATGATCACCCGACTCGAAGGTTCCTGGTGCCTGGTCCTGGGCGCCTCCAGCGGAATGGGCCTGGCCATCGCCCATGAACTGGCCCGTGAGGGCGTCCACATCCTGGGCGTCCACTTCGACACCACCGACGGCCAGGAGAAGGCCGCCGTCGCCCGCGAGGAGATGCGCGGCCACGGCGTCGAGGCCCACTTCTTCAACGCCAACGCGGCCTCCGCCCGCACCCGCGAGGAGCTGCTGCCCCGGTTCGAGGAGCTGACCGGCGGCACGGGCATCCGGATCGTGGTGCACTCCCTGGCCTTCGGCACCCTGCTGCCGTACGTCGGCGCGGAGGGCGAGGACAGCCTGACCTCCCGCCAGATGAACATGACGCTCGACGTGATGGCGCACTCCCTCGTCTACTGGACCCAGGACCTGTTCACCGCGGGGCTGCTGCGCGAGGGCGCCAAGGTGTACGCGATGACCAGCGCCGGGGGCACCCGGGTGATGCCCCACTACGGCGCCGTCTCCGCGGCCAAGGCCGCCCTGGAGTCCCACGTACGCCAGCTCGCGCTGGAGCTCGCCCCCTCCGGTATCGCCGTCAACGCGCTGCGCGCCGGGGTGACCCCGACCCCGTCCATGGAGCGCATCCCCGGCAGCGACCGGCTCGCCGTCCACGCGCGGGACCTCAATCCGCACCGGCGGCTGACCCGCCCCGAGGACGTCGCCGAAGCCGTCTCGCTGCTCTCGCGCACCGACTCCTCCTGGATCACCGGCAATGTGATCGGCGTGGACGGGGGTGAGCTGCTGACATGA
- the fabG gene encoding 3-oxoacyl-ACP reductase FabG, producing the protein MSDRISDDTGRASGDNEPTPRVALVSGGSRGIGRSTVLRLARDGFDVAFCHHSSPDAARELEEEAARHGGGRVIGRQTDVRDAGAVRELVAFAEESLGPVDVAVTSAGITRDNPLLLMKDEEWRDVLEVNLDGTYHLCRSVVFGMMKRKSGCVINISSVAGVHGNATQSNYAASKAGIIGFTKSLAKEVGRYGIRANVVAPGFVETDMTAELSDRVRKEAEQSIPLRRFGRPEEVADMVAYLVGAEYVTGAVFQVDGGIVL; encoded by the coding sequence ATGTCCGACCGAATATCCGACGACACGGGCCGCGCATCCGGTGACAACGAGCCGACGCCGCGCGTCGCGCTGGTCTCCGGCGGCTCCCGCGGCATCGGCCGGTCCACCGTGCTGCGGCTGGCCCGGGACGGCTTCGACGTGGCGTTCTGCCATCACTCCAGCCCCGATGCCGCCCGTGAGCTGGAGGAGGAGGCGGCGCGGCACGGCGGCGGGCGGGTGATCGGCCGGCAGACGGACGTCCGCGACGCGGGCGCGGTGCGCGAACTGGTCGCCTTCGCCGAGGAGTCGCTCGGCCCGGTCGATGTCGCGGTCACCAGCGCGGGGATCACCCGGGACAATCCGCTGCTGCTGATGAAGGACGAGGAGTGGCGGGACGTTCTGGAGGTCAACCTGGACGGCACCTATCACCTGTGCCGTTCCGTGGTGTTCGGAATGATGAAACGCAAGTCCGGATGCGTCATCAACATCTCGTCGGTCGCCGGGGTCCACGGCAATGCGACCCAGAGCAATTACGCGGCGTCCAAAGCGGGGATCATCGGCTTCACCAAGTCGCTCGCCAAGGAGGTCGGACGGTATGGCATACGGGCCAATGTGGTGGCGCCCGGCTTCGTCGAGACCGATATGACGGCGGAGCTTTCCGACCGGGTGCGCAAGGAGGCGGAGCAGAGCATCCCGCTGCGCCGCTTCGGCCGTCCGGAGGAGGTCGCCGACATGGTCGCGTACCTGGTCGGAGCGGAGTATGTGACCGGAGCGGTGTTCCAGGTCGACGGCGGCATCGTCCTCTGA